A single region of the Streptomyces sp. NBC_00236 genome encodes:
- a CDS encoding glutamate ABC transporter substrate-binding protein translates to MQLRKVTAASAAVLALALTATACGSDDKDDASGSGGGKKITIGIKIDQPGIGLKTPDGKYTGFDVDVATYVAKELGYDAKDIEFKETKSADRETSIERGDVKFIAASYSINDERLKKVDFAGPYLLAHQDILVRADDTSIKAPEDLNNKKLCSVTGSTSAQNVHDKLAPKADLQEYGGYSECLTGLENKAVDALTTDDSILAGYASQDANKGKFKLAGFKMTNENYGIGLKKGDADLKKKINDALTKMVSDGSWKKAVDANFGPAGYKNEDAPKIGNVVK, encoded by the coding sequence ATGCAGCTTCGTAAGGTCACCGCCGCCTCGGCCGCCGTGCTCGCCCTCGCCCTGACCGCCACCGCTTGTGGTTCCGACGACAAGGACGACGCGTCCGGTTCGGGCGGCGGCAAGAAGATCACGATCGGTATCAAGATCGACCAACCGGGTATCGGGCTGAAGACCCCGGACGGCAAGTACACCGGCTTCGACGTCGATGTCGCCACGTACGTAGCCAAGGAACTGGGCTACGACGCCAAGGACATCGAGTTCAAGGAGACCAAGAGCGCCGACCGCGAGACGTCGATCGAGCGCGGTGACGTGAAGTTCATCGCCGCCTCCTACTCGATCAACGACGAGCGGCTGAAGAAGGTCGACTTCGCGGGTCCGTACCTCCTCGCCCACCAGGACATCCTGGTCCGCGCGGATGACACCTCCATCAAGGCGCCGGAGGACCTGAACAACAAGAAGCTCTGCTCGGTCACGGGCTCGACCTCGGCGCAGAACGTCCACGACAAGCTGGCCCCGAAGGCGGACCTCCAGGAGTACGGCGGCTACTCGGAGTGCCTGACCGGCCTGGAGAACAAGGCTGTCGACGCGCTGACCACCGATGACAGCATCCTGGCCGGCTATGCCTCGCAGGACGCCAACAAGGGCAAGTTCAAGCTGGCCGGCTTCAAGATGACCAACGAGAACTACGGCATCGGCCTGAAGAAGGGCGACGCCGACCTCAAGAAGAAGATCAACGACGCGTTGACCAAGATGGTCTCGGACGGTTCGTGGAAGAAGGCCGTGGACGCCAACTTCGGCCCGGCGGGCTACAAGAACGAGGACGCTCCGAAGATCGGCAACGTCGTCAAGTGA
- a CDS encoding class III extradiol dioxygenase subunit B-like domain-containing protein → MLVAAAVCPCPPLLVPEVAAGAAPELDGARTACTDALGVLAASRPDLLIVIGPAGIEGRGTHPEGATGGFQEFGVDLDVRLGRAGDTGGVAERRLPPSLAVGAWLLSRTGGWAGTPVEALGVGEPLETARCAETGRALAARADRVALLVMGDGSACRTVKSPGYLDERAAGFDAEAARALGAADTGALIALDEALAYELKAAGRAPWQVLAGAAEGAGLDGRLLYDDAPYGVGYMVAAWA, encoded by the coding sequence ATGCTTGTCGCCGCCGCAGTCTGCCCCTGCCCGCCGCTGCTGGTCCCCGAGGTCGCCGCCGGTGCCGCGCCCGAGCTCGATGGAGCGAGGACCGCGTGCACCGACGCCCTGGGGGTGCTCGCGGCCTCCCGGCCCGATCTGCTGATCGTGATCGGTCCGGCCGGCATCGAGGGCCGCGGCACGCACCCGGAAGGGGCCACGGGCGGCTTCCAGGAGTTCGGTGTGGACCTCGACGTACGGCTGGGGCGAGCCGGTGACACGGGCGGCGTCGCCGAGCGTCGGCTCCCGCCGTCGCTCGCGGTCGGCGCGTGGCTGCTGTCCCGCACCGGCGGATGGGCGGGCACCCCGGTCGAGGCGCTCGGTGTGGGGGAGCCGCTGGAGACCGCCCGCTGCGCGGAGACGGGGCGTGCCCTGGCCGCTCGCGCGGACCGGGTCGCGCTGCTGGTGATGGGTGACGGCAGTGCCTGCCGGACCGTGAAGTCGCCCGGCTACCTGGACGAGCGCGCCGCCGGGTTCGACGCGGAGGCCGCGCGGGCGCTGGGGGCGGCGGACACGGGGGCGCTGATCGCGCTGGACGAGGCGCTGGCGTACGAACTCAAGGCTGCGGGACGCGCGCCCTGGCAGGTGCTTGCCGGGGCGGCAGAGGGGGCCGGCCTGGACGGGCGGCTGCTCTACGACGACGCGCCGTACGGCGTGGGCTACATGGTCGCGGCCTGGGCCTGA
- a CDS encoding response regulator transcription factor, with protein sequence MRLLLVEDDNHVAAALSAILTRHGFQVVHARSGEEALQALLPTETEPFGVVLLDLGLPDQDGYEVCGKIRKRSSVPVIMVTARADVRSRIHGLNLGADDYVTKPYDTGELLARIHAVSRRKTGPEDTAPTPVAALRLGHVHIELPTRRVSVDGSEVQLTRKEFDLLALLAQRPGVVFRREQIISEVWRTSWEGTGRTLEVHVASLRSKLRLPALIETVRGVGYRLVAPAA encoded by the coding sequence ATGAGACTGCTGCTCGTCGAGGACGACAACCACGTCGCCGCCGCCCTGTCCGCGATCCTCACCCGGCACGGTTTTCAGGTCGTGCACGCCCGCAGCGGCGAGGAGGCCCTCCAGGCGCTCCTGCCCACCGAGACGGAACCCTTCGGTGTCGTACTCCTCGACCTCGGCCTGCCCGACCAGGACGGCTACGAGGTCTGCGGGAAGATCCGCAAGCGCAGTTCCGTCCCCGTGATCATGGTGACCGCGCGGGCCGACGTCCGCTCACGGATCCACGGCCTCAACCTCGGCGCCGACGACTACGTGACCAAGCCGTACGACACCGGCGAACTCCTCGCCCGTATCCACGCCGTCAGCAGGCGCAAGACGGGCCCCGAGGACACCGCGCCCACGCCCGTGGCCGCGCTGCGCCTGGGACATGTGCACATCGAGCTGCCGACCCGCCGGGTCAGCGTCGACGGGAGCGAGGTCCAGCTCACCCGCAAGGAGTTCGACCTCCTTGCGCTGCTCGCCCAGCGGCCCGGCGTGGTGTTCCGCCGTGAACAGATCATCAGCGAGGTGTGGCGTACGAGCTGGGAGGGCACGGGCCGCACCCTGGAGGTGCACGTCGCCTCCCTGCGCTCCAAGCTGCGGCTGCCCGCCCTGATCGAGACCGTGCGCGGGGTCGGCTACCGCCTCGTCGCGCCGGCCGCGTAG
- a CDS encoding sensor histidine kinase, with the protein MRTRLLPLLIVLMAGVLLALGFPLAVSVAAARQQGVVIDRIDDTARFAALAQFITERTSGYDERRRTLQGELETYDSVYGIRAGVFYRDDTAMAKAPASWRLPDEGEGREAFKEALLGRRSHDPPQVWPWQDGRVVVASPVVRDGDVIAVVVIDSPTDQMRAATLRGWLVIAAGEVIAMLVAVGAANRLTGWVLLPVRTLDAAAHDIAVGRMRSRVAASGGPPELRRLARSFNEMADNVEDVLEQQRAFVADASHQLRNPLAALLLRIELLALELPEGNEEIASVRTEGKRLGQVLDDLLDLALAEHTGADLQLTDIGALSAERVASWRPVAEERGVRLRADGMGAVTAWADPIALSSALDAIIDNALKFTPRDEEVRVTVASDSACVTVVVADGGPGLTEQEMERVGDRFWRSSQHQNVRGSGLGLSISKALLAASDGSLSCTRNEPHGLRVTVSVPRTGPQG; encoded by the coding sequence TTGCGTACCCGGCTGCTTCCGCTGCTCATCGTCCTCATGGCGGGCGTCCTGCTCGCCCTCGGCTTCCCGCTGGCCGTCAGTGTGGCGGCGGCCAGGCAACAGGGCGTCGTGATCGACCGCATCGACGACACGGCACGCTTCGCCGCACTCGCCCAGTTCATCACCGAACGCACCAGCGGCTACGACGAACGGCGCCGCACGCTCCAGGGCGAGCTGGAGACGTACGACTCCGTCTACGGCATCAGGGCCGGTGTCTTCTACCGCGACGACACCGCCATGGCCAAGGCGCCCGCGTCCTGGCGGCTGCCCGACGAGGGCGAGGGCCGTGAGGCGTTCAAGGAGGCGCTGCTCGGCCGTCGCAGCCACGACCCGCCCCAGGTCTGGCCCTGGCAGGACGGCCGGGTGGTCGTCGCCTCACCCGTCGTGCGGGACGGCGACGTGATCGCCGTCGTCGTGATCGACTCGCCCACCGACCAGATGCGCGCCGCCACACTCCGCGGCTGGCTGGTGATCGCCGCGGGGGAGGTCATCGCGATGCTGGTGGCCGTGGGCGCCGCGAACCGGCTCACCGGCTGGGTGCTGCTCCCCGTGCGGACACTCGACGCCGCCGCCCACGACATCGCCGTCGGGCGCATGCGGTCCCGGGTGGCGGCCTCCGGCGGGCCCCCGGAACTCAGGCGTCTGGCCCGTTCGTTCAACGAGATGGCCGACAACGTCGAGGACGTGCTGGAGCAGCAGCGCGCCTTCGTGGCCGACGCCTCGCACCAGTTGCGCAATCCCCTGGCCGCCCTGCTGCTGCGGATCGAACTGCTCGCTCTCGAACTCCCCGAGGGCAACGAGGAGATCGCCTCCGTGCGTACGGAGGGCAAGCGCCTCGGCCAGGTGCTCGACGATCTGCTCGACCTGGCGCTGGCCGAGCACACCGGCGCCGATCTGCAGCTCACGGACATCGGCGCCCTCAGTGCCGAACGGGTCGCTTCCTGGAGGCCGGTGGCCGAGGAGAGGGGCGTACGGCTGCGGGCGGACGGCATGGGAGCCGTCACCGCCTGGGCGGACCCCATCGCCCTGTCCAGCGCACTCGACGCGATCATCGACAACGCCCTCAAGTTCACCCCGCGGGACGAGGAGGTCCGGGTCACGGTCGCCTCCGACAGCGCGTGCGTCACCGTCGTCGTCGCGGACGGCGGACCGGGACTCACCGAGCAGGAGATGGAGCGCGTGGGCGACCGGTTCTGGCGCAGTTCCCAGCATCAGAACGTACGAGGATCGGGGCTCGGCCTCTCCATCTCCAAGGCCCTCCTCGCCGCGAGCGACGGCTCACTGTCCTGCACGCGGAACGAACCTCACGGGCTCCGTGTGACGGTCTCGGTCCCGCGCACCGGGCCGCAGGGCTGA
- a CDS encoding amino acid ABC transporter permease, whose translation MTSVLYDAQGPRAKRRNILYTVLFVLGAAAVVWWVYDGLASKHQLDWIKWKPFFTSSQPWETYIWPGLQNTLKAAFFALIIALPLGALFGIGRLSDHRWMRGPSGVVVEFFRAIPVLILMLIANQAYFEYTDLAPDTRLLYAVITGLVLYNASVLAEIVRAGILTLPSGQTDAAKAIGMRKGQTMVFVLLPQAVTAMLPAIVSQIVVIVKDTALGGAVLSFPELLASVRPMAANYGANTIACFTIIAVIYLAVNFALTSFASWLEQRLRRGKKSTGAIVGTGPGGDLETIDAPSLKIDGNRAV comes from the coding sequence ATGACCTCGGTCCTCTACGACGCCCAGGGGCCCCGCGCCAAGCGTCGGAACATCCTCTACACCGTGCTGTTCGTGCTGGGCGCGGCGGCCGTGGTCTGGTGGGTGTACGACGGTCTCGCCTCCAAGCACCAGCTCGACTGGATCAAGTGGAAGCCGTTCTTCACCAGCTCCCAGCCGTGGGAGACGTACATCTGGCCCGGGCTCCAGAACACGCTCAAGGCGGCATTCTTCGCGCTGATCATCGCACTTCCGCTGGGTGCCCTCTTCGGAATCGGCCGGCTCTCGGACCACCGGTGGATGCGTGGACCATCCGGTGTGGTCGTGGAGTTCTTCCGGGCCATTCCGGTCCTGATCCTGATGCTCATCGCGAACCAGGCGTACTTCGAGTACACCGACCTCGCTCCGGACACCCGCCTGCTCTACGCCGTGATCACGGGGCTGGTGCTCTACAACGCCTCGGTGCTCGCCGAGATCGTGCGGGCCGGCATCCTGACGCTCCCGTCGGGACAGACGGACGCGGCCAAGGCGATCGGTATGCGCAAGGGCCAGACCATGGTCTTCGTGCTGCTGCCGCAGGCGGTCACCGCCATGCTGCCCGCGATCGTCAGCCAGATCGTGGTGATCGTGAAGGACACCGCCCTCGGTGGCGCGGTGCTCAGCTTCCCGGAGCTGCTGGCCTCGGTCCGGCCGATGGCCGCGAACTACGGCGCGAACACCATCGCGTGCTTCACGATCATCGCCGTGATCTACCTCGCGGTGAACTTCGCCCTCACCTCGTTCGCGAGCTGGCTGGAGCAGCGCCTCCGGCGCGGGAAGAAGAGCACGGGCGCCATCGTGGGTACCGGCCCCGGGGGCGACCTGGAGACGATCGATGCGCCGTCGCTCAAAATCGATGGGAATCGCGCCGTCTGA
- a CDS encoding amino acid ABC transporter permease produces MFDFLDGYDLLGAFWVTVQLTVYSALGSLIWGTLLAGMKVSPVPLMRGFSTGYVNVVRNIPLTVIILFASLGLFSTLGVKLGADGFTGINFRLAVLALSAYTAAFVCEALRSGINTVPVGQAEAARALGLSFTQVLRLIILPQAFRSVVNPLSNVLIALTKNTTVASAIGVAEASYLMKKMIENEAQLLLISAVFAFGFIVLTLPTGLILGWVSKKVAVKR; encoded by the coding sequence GTGTTCGACTTTCTTGATGGTTACGACCTGCTGGGGGCCTTCTGGGTGACGGTGCAACTCACCGTCTACTCCGCCCTCGGCTCCCTCATATGGGGAACGCTGCTGGCCGGCATGAAGGTCAGCCCGGTCCCCCTGATGCGCGGTTTCTCGACCGGCTACGTGAACGTGGTCCGGAACATTCCGTTGACCGTGATCATTCTCTTCGCGTCGCTGGGTCTGTTCTCCACGCTCGGCGTCAAGCTCGGCGCCGACGGTTTCACGGGGATCAACTTCCGGCTCGCGGTGCTCGCCCTGAGCGCCTACACCGCCGCGTTCGTGTGCGAGGCCCTGCGGTCCGGCATCAACACGGTGCCTGTCGGCCAGGCCGAGGCCGCACGCGCCCTCGGTCTGAGCTTCACCCAGGTACTGCGGCTGATCATTCTCCCGCAGGCCTTCCGCTCGGTCGTCAATCCGCTCTCCAACGTGCTGATCGCGCTGACGAAGAACACCACGGTCGCTTCCGCGATCGGGGTGGCGGAGGCCTCCTACCTGATGAAGAAGATGATCGAGAACGAGGCGCAGCTGCTTCTGATCTCGGCCGTCTTCGCGTTCGGCTTCATCGTTCTGACCCTCCCGACCGGCCTCATCCTCGGCTGGGTGAGCAAGAAGGTGGCGGTGAAGCGATGA
- the miaB gene encoding tRNA (N6-isopentenyl adenosine(37)-C2)-methylthiotransferase MiaB, whose amino-acid sequence MSSGNRSEAVDVRKSYEVRTYGCQMNVHDSERLSGLLEDAGYVRAPEGSDGDADVVVFNTCAVRENADNKLYGNLGRLAPMKTKRPGMQIAVGGCLAQKDRDTIVQRAPWVDVVFGTHNIGKLPVLLERARIQEEAQIEIAESLEAFPSTLPTRRESAYAAWVSISVGCNNTCTFCIVPALRGKEKDRRTGDILAEIEALVAEGVSEITLLGQNVNAYGSDIGDREAFSKLLRACGRIEGLERVRFTSPHPRDFTDDVIAAMAETPNVMPQLHMPMQSGSDTILKAMRRSYRQERFLGIIDKVRAAMPDAAISTDIIVGFPGETEEDFEQTMHAVREARFANAFTFQYSKRPGTPAADMEGQIPKEVVQERYMRLSVLQEEISWSENKKQVGRTLDVMVAEGEGRKDGATHRLSGRAPDNRLVHFTKPDEDVRPGDVVTVEISYAAPHHLLAEGAPLGVRRTRSGDAWEKRTAAAAAKPAGVMLGLPGIGAPAPLPAASAPGCGCD is encoded by the coding sequence ATGAGCAGCGGCAACCGGAGCGAAGCAGTGGACGTCAGAAAAAGCTATGAGGTGCGCACCTACGGGTGCCAGATGAACGTCCACGACTCCGAGCGGTTGTCGGGTCTGCTGGAGGACGCCGGCTACGTACGGGCGCCCGAGGGATCCGACGGCGACGCCGATGTCGTCGTCTTCAACACCTGCGCGGTGCGGGAGAACGCCGACAACAAGCTCTACGGCAACCTCGGCCGGCTCGCCCCGATGAAGACGAAGCGCCCCGGGATGCAGATCGCGGTCGGCGGCTGCCTCGCGCAGAAGGACCGCGACACGATCGTCCAGCGGGCCCCCTGGGTCGACGTGGTCTTCGGTACGCACAACATCGGCAAGCTGCCCGTGCTGCTGGAGCGCGCCCGGATCCAGGAGGAGGCGCAGATCGAGATCGCCGAGTCCCTGGAGGCGTTCCCCTCGACGCTGCCCACCCGCCGCGAGTCCGCGTACGCCGCGTGGGTCTCGATCTCGGTCGGCTGCAACAACACCTGCACCTTCTGCATCGTCCCGGCGCTGCGCGGCAAGGAGAAGGACCGCCGGACCGGCGACATCCTCGCCGAGATCGAGGCCCTGGTCGCCGAGGGCGTCTCCGAGATCACCCTGCTCGGCCAGAACGTGAACGCGTACGGCTCCGACATCGGCGACCGCGAGGCCTTCTCCAAGCTGCTGCGGGCCTGCGGGCGGATCGAGGGACTGGAGCGGGTCCGCTTCACCTCGCCGCACCCGCGCGACTTCACCGACGACGTGATCGCGGCCATGGCCGAGACGCCGAACGTGATGCCGCAGCTGCACATGCCCATGCAGTCGGGCTCGGACACGATCCTGAAGGCGATGCGGCGCTCGTACCGGCAGGAACGCTTCCTCGGCATCATCGACAAGGTGCGCGCCGCGATGCCGGACGCCGCGATCTCCACCGACATCATCGTCGGCTTCCCGGGGGAGACCGAGGAGGACTTCGAGCAGACCATGCACGCGGTCCGCGAGGCGCGCTTCGCCAACGCCTTCACCTTCCAGTACTCCAAGCGCCCCGGAACCCCCGCCGCCGACATGGAAGGGCAGATCCCCAAGGAGGTCGTCCAGGAGCGGTACATGCGCCTGTCCGTCCTCCAGGAGGAGATCTCCTGGTCGGAGAACAAGAAGCAGGTCGGCCGCACCCTGGACGTCATGGTCGCGGAGGGCGAGGGCCGCAAGGACGGCGCGACCCACCGCCTGTCCGGCCGCGCTCCCGACAACCGCCTGGTCCACTTCACCAAGCCGGACGAGGACGTGCGGCCCGGCGACGTGGTGACCGTCGAGATCAGCTACGCCGCCCCGCACCACCTGCTGGCCGAGGGCGCGCCCCTCGGGGTGCGGCGGACCCGTTCGGGGGACGCCTGGGAGAAGCGGACCGCCGCCGCGGCCGCCAAGCCGGCCGGTGTCATGCTGGGCCTGCCGGGGATCGGCGCCCCGGCGCCGCTGCCCGCCGCCTCGGCACCGGGCTGCGGCTGCGACTGA
- a CDS encoding amino acid ABC transporter ATP-binding protein: protein MSGVSVTKGAEDAAPAPGGDLVVLSNVNKHFGALHVLQDIDLTIARGEVVVVIGPSGSGKSTLCRTINRLETIDSGAISIDGKPLPAEGKELARLRADVGMVFQSFNLFAHKTVLENVTLGQLKVRKTDKKAAEDKARSLLDRVGVGTQADKYPSQLSGGQQQRVAIARALAMDPKVMLFDEPTSALDPEMINEVLEVMQQLARDGMTMVVVTHEMGFARSAANRVVFMADGKIVEEATPDQFFSNPRSDRAKDFLSKILHH from the coding sequence ATGAGCGGAGTTTCAGTGACCAAGGGCGCCGAGGACGCTGCACCCGCGCCCGGCGGCGACCTGGTCGTGCTGAGCAACGTCAACAAGCACTTCGGCGCGCTGCATGTGCTCCAGGACATCGACCTGACGATCGCCCGTGGCGAGGTCGTGGTCGTCATCGGGCCCTCCGGGTCCGGGAAGTCCACGCTGTGCCGCACGATCAACCGCTTGGAGACGATCGACTCGGGCGCGATCTCGATCGACGGAAAGCCGTTGCCCGCGGAGGGCAAGGAGCTGGCGAGGCTGCGTGCCGATGTCGGCATGGTCTTCCAGTCGTTCAATCTCTTCGCGCACAAGACAGTGCTCGAGAACGTGACGCTCGGCCAGCTCAAGGTCCGCAAGACGGACAAGAAGGCTGCCGAGGACAAGGCGCGTTCCCTGCTCGACCGGGTGGGCGTCGGAACCCAGGCCGACAAGTACCCCTCCCAGCTCTCCGGTGGCCAGCAGCAACGTGTGGCGATCGCGCGGGCGTTGGCGATGGACCCGAAGGTCATGCTCTTCGACGAGCCGACCTCCGCGCTCGACCCGGAGATGATCAACGAGGTGCTGGAGGTCATGCAGCAGCTCGCCCGCGACGGCATGACCATGGTCGTCGTCACCCACGAGATGGGCTTCGCCCGCTCCGCGGCGAACCGGGTCGTCTTCATGGCGGACGGAAAGATCGTCGAAGAGGCCACGCCCGACCAGTTCTTCAGCAACCCGCGCAGTGACCGGGCCAAGGACTTCCTGTCGAAGATCCTTCACCACTGA
- a CDS encoding FAD-dependent monooxygenase, which produces MDPVIVVGAGPVGLVLSLALAAQGVPSVLLDEDPGKDETRPARTVVLREDTAGLVERLGCKTLQDEGLRWTGWRSVRRRQVVRKLSLGEGSPAGDLPAAPVHVPQHALVRGLRDAVAAQELVQTARLSRIDTLEQDADGVTVHTREPGSTWWRGSYLVGCDGARSTVRKLLDIRFPGRTAVERHAVAALRTELPWPGEAVLHRLPPWRTGGAEVTARPLPDGVWRLDWLLPPRGELVTPDALVTRVRDTLEGWCGETPPYELLDTGVYTLHHRLARRWRVKRAFLAGDAAHLLGALGTQGLDEGLRDAENLAWKLALAWHHGASEVLLDSYQAERRAAVASRLRAADQSLPILRGGGGLRTLVPGSARGHDSLLTDGHLGCGPLGAPPSYSHSPLAPPRAEAHTSVGTPPGAPVADVRVTAPDGTPVRLRERLGQGHLLVLLVAPGTGVWDRRHWMRAGVMPRLVETVDGLPVKAELLVAESYPGASAHTVLLIRPDGHLVESFGGVRPAELLAAADAARGGAALTSVRSDRTADVN; this is translated from the coding sequence GTGGACCCGGTGATCGTCGTCGGCGCCGGGCCCGTGGGCCTGGTGCTGTCGCTCGCCCTCGCGGCGCAGGGTGTGCCCTCCGTGCTCCTCGACGAGGACCCGGGCAAGGACGAGACACGTCCGGCCCGCACGGTCGTGCTCCGTGAGGACACCGCCGGCCTGGTGGAACGGCTGGGATGCAAGACGCTCCAGGACGAGGGCCTTCGCTGGACCGGCTGGCGGTCCGTGCGGCGCCGGCAGGTCGTACGGAAGCTGTCGCTCGGCGAGGGCTCCCCCGCCGGCGACCTGCCTGCCGCTCCCGTCCATGTCCCGCAGCACGCGCTGGTGCGGGGGCTGCGGGACGCGGTGGCCGCGCAGGAACTCGTGCAGACGGCGCGGCTCAGCCGGATCGACACGCTGGAGCAGGACGCCGACGGTGTCACGGTGCACACCCGGGAGCCCGGTTCGACCTGGTGGCGAGGGAGTTATCTGGTCGGCTGCGACGGGGCCCGGTCCACCGTCCGCAAGCTCCTCGACATCCGGTTTCCCGGGCGTACGGCGGTGGAGCGGCATGCCGTCGCCGCGCTGCGCACCGAGCTGCCCTGGCCCGGCGAAGCCGTACTGCACCGGTTGCCGCCCTGGCGCACCGGCGGCGCCGAGGTCACGGCGCGGCCGCTGCCGGACGGGGTCTGGCGGCTGGACTGGCTGCTGCCGCCGCGCGGTGAGCTCGTCACGCCGGATGCCCTGGTCACCCGGGTCCGGGACACCCTGGAGGGCTGGTGCGGCGAGACACCCCCGTACGAACTGCTGGACACCGGCGTGTACACGCTCCATCACCGGCTCGCCCGGCGGTGGCGGGTGAAGCGGGCGTTCCTGGCCGGGGACGCCGCGCATCTGCTGGGCGCCCTGGGCACCCAGGGGCTCGACGAAGGGCTGCGGGACGCCGAGAACCTGGCGTGGAAGCTGGCGCTGGCCTGGCATCACGGCGCGTCCGAGGTGCTCCTCGACAGCTACCAGGCCGAGCGACGGGCCGCGGTCGCCTCGCGGCTGCGCGCCGCCGACCAGTCGCTGCCGATACTGCGGGGCGGCGGAGGTCTGCGGACCCTGGTCCCGGGGAGCGCACGGGGGCACGACTCGCTGCTCACCGACGGCCATCTGGGGTGCGGGCCACTCGGTGCGCCCCCGTCCTACTCCCACTCCCCCCTTGCGCCCCCACGCGCGGAGGCGCACACATCGGTGGGTACGCCCCCCGGTGCGCCGGTCGCCGATGTGCGGGTCACCGCGCCTGACGGAACGCCCGTACGGCTCCGGGAGCGGCTGGGGCAGGGGCATCTGCTGGTGCTGCTCGTCGCACCGGGCACGGGCGTCTGGGACCGGCGGCACTGGATGCGGGCCGGAGTCATGCCCCGGCTCGTCGAGACGGTCGACGGCCTCCCGGTGAAGGCCGAGTTGCTGGTCGCCGAGAGCTACCCGGGTGCGTCGGCGCACACCGTGCTGCTGATCAGGCCGGACGGCCATCTCGTGGAGTCGTTCGGCGGCGTCCGGCCGGCGGAGCTCCTCGCGGCGGCGGACGCGGCGCGCGGCGGCGCGGCCCTCACCTCCGTACGCTCCGACCGGACCGCAGACGTCAATTGA
- a CDS encoding TAXI family TRAP transporter solute-binding subunit, whose amino-acid sequence MLPALSRIGRRRSLRAGAALVVVLGLLLWWLLPLGDPAPNGTLTFSTGVRSGVYQRYGERLEGALAKDLPEVSIQLQTSEGSQQNIARVATGKADFTIATTDAVATYLRDRKPGADRLRGCVRLYDDYIQLVVERGSDIRKVADLRGKTVAVGQPGSGVRLVADRLMTAAGLDPVADVTAVPAGIDTMPKLLEDGRLDAFFWSGGLPTTAVADLSARFSIRLVPLEDPLIRQLQAAGGSTRFYRSAVMPADAYRDAQQGQAVPTVAVANVLVTTDRTSAAMTEAFTRTVIDSRDRIGREVHAAQLVDLRTAIYTDPLPLHEGAKRYYRSVKP is encoded by the coding sequence ATGCTCCCGGCTCTGTCCCGAATCGGCCGGCGTCGCTCACTACGGGCGGGCGCCGCCCTCGTCGTCGTGCTCGGACTGCTGCTCTGGTGGCTGCTCCCCCTCGGGGATCCGGCGCCGAACGGGACGCTGACGTTCAGCACGGGAGTGCGCAGCGGCGTCTACCAGCGCTACGGCGAGCGGCTGGAGGGCGCGCTCGCCAAGGACCTTCCCGAGGTGTCGATACAGCTCCAGACCAGCGAGGGCTCGCAGCAGAACATCGCCCGGGTGGCGACGGGCAAGGCCGACTTCACCATCGCGACCACCGACGCCGTCGCCACCTATCTCCGGGACCGCAAGCCGGGCGCCGACCGGCTGCGCGGCTGTGTCCGCCTGTACGACGACTACATACAGCTGGTCGTGGAGCGGGGCTCGGACATCCGCAAGGTCGCGGATCTGCGGGGCAAGACGGTCGCGGTCGGACAGCCGGGCTCGGGCGTGCGGCTGGTCGCCGACCGGCTGATGACGGCGGCGGGCCTGGATCCCGTCGCGGACGTGACGGCCGTGCCCGCGGGCATCGACACGATGCCGAAGCTGCTGGAGGACGGCCGGCTGGACGCGTTCTTCTGGTCCGGCGGGCTGCCGACCACCGCGGTCGCGGATCTCTCCGCCCGGTTCTCGATCCGGCTGGTTCCGCTGGAGGACCCGCTCATCAGGCAGCTCCAGGCGGCCGGCGGGTCCACCCGCTTCTACCGCTCGGCCGTGATGCCGGCCGACGCCTACCGCGACGCCCAGCAGGGACAGGCCGTTCCCACCGTCGCGGTCGCCAACGTGCTGGTGACCACGGACCGCACCAGCGCCGCGATGACGGAGGCGTTCACGCGCACCGTGATCGACAGCAGGGACCGGATCGGCCGTGAGGTGCACGCCGCGCAGCTGGTGGACCTGCGGACGGCGATCTACACGGATCCGCTGCCGCTGCACGAAGGGGCCAAGCGCTACTACCGCTCGGTGAAGCCCTGA
- a CDS encoding antitoxin codes for MGFMDNLKAKLSPAKDKVSDLAQQHGGKIDQGLDKAARAVDAKTKGKYSDKIVSGTQKAKGAVDKLAQKDGGGTPPTSGSTPPPPAS; via the coding sequence ATGGGCTTCATGGACAATTTGAAGGCGAAGCTGAGCCCTGCGAAGGACAAGGTGAGTGACCTCGCGCAGCAGCACGGGGGCAAGATCGACCAAGGGCTCGACAAGGCCGCGCGGGCGGTGGACGCGAAGACCAAGGGCAAGTACAGCGACAAGATCGTGTCCGGCACGCAGAAGGCCAAGGGAGCGGTGGACAAGCTGGCCCAGAAGGACGGGGGCGGTACGCCGCCCACCTCGGGCAGCACCCCGCCGCCGCCGGCTTCCTGA